CGCGTTCACCGATCCGGCGCGCGGCCGGTACGCCCGCCTCACCCTGCACGGGCAGCGGATCACCGGGGCGGTCCTGCTGGGGCTGCCGCGGGCCATCGCCGCCGTGAGCCGGCTGTACGCACTCGACCTGCCGGTGCCCGCCGGGCGGCTGGAGCTCCTGCTCGGCACCGCACCGGCCGCGCCGGGGGCCGACGAACTCCCCGGTGACGCCGTGGTCTGCCGCTGCAACAACGTCACGAAACACACCGTCACCGAAGCCTGCCGGGCCGGCGCCGCCGACCTGGCGCAGATCGCCGCGACCACCCGCGCCACCACCGGCTGCGGAGGCTGCACGGACGTCGTCCGCACGCTGTGTGCAGCCGTACGGCCCGAAGGGGGCAGCACGCCATGACCCGTACCGTTCGTACCCTCGTCGTCGCCGGGCACGGCATGGCCGGGCACCGGCTCGTCGCCGAGCTGCGGGGCCTCGATGCCGCCGGGGCCTGGCGGGTCGTGGTGCTCGGGGAGGAGCCGCATCCCGCGTACGACCGGGTCGCGCTGTCCTCGTACCTCGACGGCCGGAGCGCGGCGGACCTCGCCCTGGCCGGGCCCGGGTCGCACGACCCGCTGCTGGAGCTGCGGCTGAACACCGGCGTGGCCGCCGTGGACCGGGCGGCGCACACCGCGACCACCACCGCCGGCGACGTGGTCGCGTACGACGCGCTCGTCCTGGCCACCGGCTCGCGGCCGTTCGTGCCGCCCGTGCCGGGCCACGACCTGCCCGGCTGCTTCGGGTACCGCTCGCTCGGCGACCTCGACGCGATCCGCGCCGCCGCCGTGCCGGGCCGCCCCGGCGTGGTGATCGGCGGCGGGCTGCTCGGCCTGGAGGCCGCGAACGCGCTGCGGCTGCTCGGCATGGAGCCGCACGTGGTGGAACTCGCCCCGCGGCTGATGCCGTTGCAGGTGGACGCGGCCGGCGGCGGTGTCCTCGGTCGGCGCGTGGCCCGGCGCGGGCTGCGGATCCACTGCGGGGTGGCGACGGCGGCGATCACAGCGGGCCCGGACGGCCGGGTGGCCTCGGTGGTGCTGGCCGACGGCAGCTCGCTCGCGGCGGACGTCGTGGTGTTCTCGGCGGGGGTGCGCCCGCGGGACGAGCTCGCGGGCCCGGCGGGCCTGGCCAGGGGGGAGCGCGGCGGGTTCCTGGTCGACGAGCTGTGCCGGACGCAGGACGAGCGGATCTGGGCGATCGGCGAGTGCGCGGCCGTGTCGGGCCGCTGCCACGGGCTGGCCGCACCGGGCTACCGGATGGCGACCTCCGTCGCCCGGCAGCTCCTGGGCCTGGGCGGGGAGCCGTTCGGGGAGGCGGACCTGTCGACCAAGCTCAAGCTGCTCGGCGTGGAGGTGGCGAGCTTCGGCGACGCCCATGCGGCCGCCGCGGGCGCGGTGGAGCTGAGCCGGCTGGACGAGGCGGCGGGGACGTACGCGAAGCTCGTGCTGGACGCGGACTGCCGGACCCTGCTCGGCGGCATCCTGGTCGGTGACGCCCGCGCCTACGGCGAGCTGCGCCCGTACGTGGGCCTCGGCCTGCCCGCGGCGGGCCACCGGCTGCTGGCCGGGACGGCCTGAGGGACGGCGGACGCAGGACGCCGCCCTTCGGGGTCCCGGGAACCCGAAGGGCGGCGCAGGGCAGGGCCGGTGGGGGCGCCGGCGGGGCCGGCTCGGCCGTGCGGTGGAGCGGAACCCCGGTCGGACGCTCGGACGGCCCGACGGGTCGGACGGTCAGACGGTCTCGAGGGTGCGGCCCTCGGAGTCGGACGGGCCGGCGCCCTGGACGGCGGCCCCGGCCGCGGCGGCCTTCGCCGCCCTGGCCTTCCGGGAGCTGGAGAAGCGGCGCGTGATCGGCGCCTCCACCCAGGCGTACAGCGCCCAGGACAGCAGCACGGCGACGAC
The Streptomyces sp. NBC_01296 DNA segment above includes these coding regions:
- a CDS encoding FAD-dependent oxidoreductase, whose product is MTRTVRTLVVAGHGMAGHRLVAELRGLDAAGAWRVVVLGEEPHPAYDRVALSSYLDGRSAADLALAGPGSHDPLLELRLNTGVAAVDRAAHTATTTAGDVVAYDALVLATGSRPFVPPVPGHDLPGCFGYRSLGDLDAIRAAAVPGRPGVVIGGGLLGLEAANALRLLGMEPHVVELAPRLMPLQVDAAGGGVLGRRVARRGLRIHCGVATAAITAGPDGRVASVVLADGSSLAADVVVFSAGVRPRDELAGPAGLARGERGGFLVDELCRTQDERIWAIGECAAVSGRCHGLAAPGYRMATSVARQLLGLGGEPFGEADLSTKLKLLGVEVASFGDAHAAAAGAVELSRLDEAAGTYAKLVLDADCRTLLGGILVGDARAYGELRPYVGLGLPAAGHRLLAGTA